A part of Amycolatopsis lurida genomic DNA contains:
- the eccB gene encoding type VII secretion protein EccB: MKSRKDQVQAYFFVVGRLAAAVTHGKPDLLEAPTKRMTTGTVLGFVLAAVIMGVFGILGMFVPATGDSSWRQEGAIVMDKTSGARYVYLGGQLRPVLNYSSARLVSAQSGGKLTSVSPQALAGTPVGPSIGITGAPDSLPAADKVSTRRWTVCTRIVGSAAPSENSAVALLLGHPAGAALADGQALFVSAPGGQLYLISHGKRFRVPSRSVAAALGYGAARSVDVPSAWLNTIPQGPDLAAPATPGIGGLGPVIAGKQSLVGQIYQVRNSALGTEQNYLVRSNGLAVLSRTGAALLLAAPDTRQAYPDGRIEPIPVGPDALSGLSITANTGLPSDLPPVPPELVVPPPGTQPCVRQDVQSDGRQVPVVELLSDNQVTQASVPLGTHKTGTIADRVAIPAGGGALARALPTPGAQGGATYLVTEVGKKYPMSNAEVITALGYTASMATPVPAQLLNLLPTGPVLSVNAARQSQAVRP, encoded by the coding sequence ATGAAGTCACGTAAAGACCAGGTGCAGGCCTATTTCTTCGTTGTCGGACGGCTCGCCGCGGCGGTGACGCACGGCAAGCCGGACCTGCTGGAAGCACCGACGAAACGGATGACGACCGGCACCGTCTTAGGCTTCGTCCTCGCCGCGGTGATCATGGGCGTCTTCGGGATCCTCGGCATGTTCGTGCCCGCGACAGGGGATTCTTCCTGGCGGCAGGAAGGCGCGATCGTGATGGACAAGACTAGCGGTGCGCGCTATGTCTACCTCGGCGGCCAGTTGCGCCCGGTGCTCAACTACTCCTCCGCCAGGCTGGTGTCGGCCCAGTCCGGAGGAAAGCTCACCTCGGTCTCCCCTCAGGCGTTGGCCGGCACTCCGGTCGGACCGTCGATCGGGATCACTGGTGCGCCGGACTCGCTGCCCGCCGCCGACAAGGTGTCCACCCGTCGGTGGACGGTGTGCACGCGAATCGTCGGCTCCGCAGCGCCGTCAGAGAATTCAGCGGTGGCTCTCCTGCTGGGGCATCCGGCCGGCGCCGCACTCGCCGATGGCCAGGCGCTCTTCGTGTCTGCACCAGGCGGACAGCTCTACCTGATATCGCACGGGAAGCGGTTCCGCGTGCCGAGTCGCTCGGTCGCCGCCGCGCTCGGCTACGGCGCCGCGCGTTCTGTCGACGTGCCGTCGGCTTGGCTGAACACGATCCCCCAGGGACCGGACCTGGCCGCGCCGGCTACGCCCGGCATCGGCGGCCTCGGACCGGTCATCGCGGGGAAGCAGAGCCTGGTCGGCCAGATATACCAGGTGCGGAACTCCGCGCTCGGCACCGAGCAGAACTACCTGGTGAGGTCTAACGGCCTGGCTGTCCTCAGCCGGACCGGTGCTGCCCTCCTGCTAGCTGCGCCCGACACCCGGCAGGCTTATCCGGACGGGCGCATCGAGCCGATTCCGGTGGGGCCGGATGCGTTGAGCGGATTGTCTATCACAGCCAACACCGGCCTGCCGAGCGATCTGCCCCCGGTGCCACCGGAGCTCGTCGTACCCCCGCCAGGCACCCAACCGTGCGTACGGCAGGACGTTCAGTCCGACGGCAGACAGGTCCCGGTGGTCGAACTGCTTTCCGACAACCAGGTTACGCAGGCATCTGTACCGTTGGGAACGCACAAAACCGGCACCATCGCCGATCGTGTGGCGATCCCGGCAGGCGGCGGTGCACTCGCCCGAGCCCTTCCGACTCCGGGCGCGCAGGGGGGGGCGACGTACCTTGTGACCGAGGTCGGGAAGAAGTACCCAATGTCCAACGCCGAAGTGATCACGGCTCTCGGATACACCGCGTCCATGGCGACCCCAGTGCCGGCGCAGCTACTCAATCTACTTCCGACCGGGCCGGTGCTCAGCGTGAACGCCGCGCGACAGAGCCAAGCGGTGCGGCCGTGA
- a CDS encoding WXG100 family type VII secretion target — MADGTITYDYGVIEECVSMMINKANEIENQAGELETDVKRIMVDWQGSTADAYNQLANDLRSDIESNKGNLDNLRKSLEQAAQNMQQADASGSRSMN, encoded by the coding sequence ATGGCTGACGGTACGATTACATATGATTATGGTGTCATCGAAGAGTGTGTCTCGATGATGATCAACAAGGCCAACGAAATCGAGAACCAGGCCGGTGAGCTTGAGACCGACGTGAAGCGGATCATGGTCGATTGGCAGGGATCCACGGCTGATGCGTACAACCAGCTCGCCAATGACCTTCGGTCGGACATCGAATCGAACAAGGGCAACCTGGACAATCTTCGGAAGTCGCTGGAGCAGGCGGCCCAGAACATGCAGCAGGCCGACGCCAGTGGTTCCAGGAGCATGAACTAG
- a CDS encoding large repetitive protein, with protein MSDSDGTPTMVGQYSASAPSLDPSFFSDLDSIEAVVNDIVYNSDGSKATLHSNTTAETWYRLETDVKAAETALADINDRFAKEIKAMTDALEGDAGDAFNKYATAILNTSEEIYSTLMQKQFATNMGGIGHSEQSFANNWWQLHDAADSSLTTMVNSLQDAAATQIQAATEVEQLSQISAQLATDVLDARSTVNAALLKDLQDALGNLGKNYNDIGGYLVPLYISDGDTTTAAPPGSFQQQVNQDTEQNQQQQFYTSTKPELEDTESIEDDQQFYTSSKPQLDTELNQGDAQANTEAGTVPSTQGEVTPLQTTGLPTTESTPPDFSMTGMPADTTGTTGSPGESTGTSTEGTAGSQGGVSPEQQQALADAKDAAGQAIDGLSAQTDDPVQQQALDDAKTAAQGAIDGLTNPSGQGIDGGTGGGAGGTGSIGDTSGSGEGQQQSGVAGGLNPAAQQALADAKKAAGNAIDGLAGQSNDPKRTKALEDAKQAAEGAIDGLTDPTALPAEQLAGGPADASLEAAKDAAGKAIDDLAKPGDSEARQKALADAKQAAMNAVGDIGGQGGVADDAGADGNGSASQADRSSLLDAKHEAQKAIDDLIGKTDDPERKHALEDAKDAMSDAIDKTAAPEHFRQVEDAKHAADKAIDGLGAAGDNPQQQQALAAAKDAAEKAIGGINDASELSGPEHEQALERAKQEADKAIDALCKPDDTPAERQALAQAKEAVNKAIDGIGADSGDAMRQFLTSSGPKDFEPPRGGLDSAGGSGPAVHQTAGGPSSGGGAGPLSGGAGSGGTPSTQGGLPPGQFDTQPFQGSQQAAVSSTSGTAAPGQPATATGGAPMGPMGGGGMGAGGGNQGEKEREPQIWMQADKGAWGDEESDEPQSHVLGRS; from the coding sequence ATGTCCGATTCTGATGGGACGCCGACGATGGTCGGGCAGTACTCCGCGTCCGCGCCGTCGCTCGACCCGTCTTTCTTCTCCGACCTCGATTCGATCGAGGCCGTTGTCAACGACATCGTCTACAACTCGGACGGTTCGAAGGCGACCTTGCATAGCAACACGACCGCCGAGACATGGTATCGACTCGAAACTGATGTCAAGGCGGCCGAGACGGCTCTCGCTGATATCAACGACCGGTTTGCAAAAGAGATCAAGGCCATGACGGATGCCTTGGAGGGTGATGCTGGCGATGCCTTCAACAAGTACGCCACGGCAATCCTGAATACCAGCGAAGAGATCTACTCGACATTGATGCAGAAGCAATTTGCCACGAATATGGGTGGCATTGGGCACTCCGAGCAGTCCTTCGCGAATAATTGGTGGCAACTTCACGACGCAGCCGACAGTTCGCTGACCACCATGGTGAATTCTCTTCAGGATGCAGCCGCGACTCAAATCCAAGCCGCCACTGAAGTAGAACAGCTCAGTCAAATCAGTGCGCAGCTGGCGACCGACGTCTTAGATGCGCGCTCCACGGTCAACGCTGCTCTCCTCAAAGATCTCCAGGACGCACTGGGGAACTTGGGAAAGAACTATAACGATATCGGGGGATATCTGGTACCGCTCTACATTTCCGACGGCGACACGACGACCGCGGCCCCGCCCGGCAGCTTCCAGCAGCAGGTGAACCAAGACACCGAGCAAAATCAACAGCAGCAGTTCTATACCTCCACGAAGCCGGAATTGGAGGATACGGAGTCCATCGAGGACGACCAGCAGTTCTACACTTCGTCGAAGCCGCAGTTGGACACGGAACTTAACCAGGGGGATGCCCAGGCGAACACCGAGGCCGGGACGGTTCCGAGCACGCAAGGCGAGGTCACGCCGCTGCAGACGACAGGGTTGCCGACGACCGAGTCGACGCCGCCGGACTTCAGCATGACCGGCATGCCGGCAGACACGACCGGGACGACCGGTTCGCCGGGCGAGTCGACCGGGACGTCGACTGAAGGGACGGCCGGCTCACAGGGTGGTGTGAGCCCGGAACAGCAGCAGGCACTGGCAGACGCAAAGGATGCGGCGGGCCAAGCGATTGATGGCTTGTCCGCCCAGACGGACGATCCGGTGCAGCAGCAGGCCCTCGACGACGCCAAAACGGCCGCGCAGGGTGCCATCGACGGCCTCACGAATCCATCGGGGCAGGGCATCGACGGTGGCACCGGCGGCGGTGCTGGCGGCACCGGAAGTATCGGCGATACCAGTGGTTCGGGGGAGGGACAGCAGCAATCCGGGGTGGCCGGGGGACTCAACCCAGCTGCGCAGCAAGCGCTTGCGGACGCGAAGAAAGCGGCCGGCAACGCCATCGACGGCCTGGCTGGACAGTCGAACGATCCGAAGCGCACCAAGGCACTGGAGGACGCGAAGCAGGCCGCAGAAGGCGCCATCGATGGACTCACCGACCCGACCGCGCTCCCGGCGGAGCAGCTCGCCGGCGGTCCGGCCGACGCGAGCCTAGAAGCGGCCAAGGATGCAGCGGGCAAGGCGATCGACGACCTCGCGAAGCCCGGAGATTCGGAGGCCAGGCAAAAGGCACTCGCCGACGCAAAGCAAGCGGCCATGAACGCGGTCGGTGATATCGGCGGCCAAGGAGGCGTAGCCGACGATGCCGGAGCTGATGGTAACGGCTCCGCCAGCCAGGCGGACCGCTCGTCCCTGTTGGACGCCAAGCACGAGGCGCAGAAGGCGATCGACGATCTCATCGGCAAGACAGATGACCCCGAGCGCAAGCACGCGCTCGAAGACGCGAAGGACGCAATGTCGGACGCGATCGACAAGACCGCTGCCCCGGAGCACTTCAGGCAGGTCGAGGATGCGAAACACGCGGCTGACAAGGCGATCGACGGACTTGGCGCGGCAGGCGACAACCCTCAGCAGCAGCAAGCGCTGGCTGCGGCCAAGGACGCTGCCGAGAAGGCGATCGGTGGTATCAACGATGCTTCCGAGCTCAGTGGCCCCGAACACGAACAAGCGCTAGAACGGGCGAAACAAGAGGCTGACAAGGCGATCGACGCGCTTTGCAAGCCCGACGACACCCCAGCAGAGCGACAGGCGCTCGCCCAAGCCAAGGAGGCCGTCAACAAGGCCATCGACGGGATCGGCGCGGACAGCGGCGACGCGATGCGCCAGTTCCTCACATCCTCCGGGCCAAAGGACTTCGAACCTCCGCGCGGCGGTCTGGACAGTGCCGGTGGCAGCGGCCCGGCCGTACATCAGACCGCGGGTGGTCCGTCGTCGGGAGGCGGGGCGGGTCCGTTGTCGGGCGGTGCCGGCTCAGGCGGAACGCCCAGCACCCAGGGCGGACTACCGCCCGGCCAGTTCGACACCCAGCCGTTCCAAGGCAGCCAGCAGGCCGCCGTCTCAAGTACTTCGGGAACGGCCGCACCCGGCCAACCTGCCACCGCTACGGGTGGTGCGCCGATGGGGCCCATGGGGGGCGGCGGCATGGGCGCGGGAGGCGGTAACCAGGGCGAGAAGGAGCGGGAGCCGCAGATCTGGATGCAGGCCGACAAGGGAGCCTGGGGCGACGAGGAGAGCGACGAACCACAGAGCCACGTGCTGGGCAGGAGCTGA
- a CDS encoding AfsR/SARP family transcriptional regulator yields MSSGDRRLRVELLGEVRARADGRDLVLGSPRQRAVLAMLAVRVGGTVARAELIDGVWGDAAPASVEGSVYTYVHGLRRALSAAGEKVLIRSAAGYRLLLAPSQVDLSVAEAQVEKAREVATSGHQSAAADILAECLAQWRGSPLHGIPGPFAAAERTRLTEWRFELIEERADLMLAADRHREVIAELVEAAEEEPFRERLRAQLMLALYRSGQRADALAEFDNARLLLTDQLGLDPSAELTDLHLRMLRSDPALDLAPEPHVRAHSLTPAQMPHAVPDFVGRVRELQQLDEWRRTGATDGRPLVISAIDGAGGIGKTSLAVRYARQLTDSCPDGQLYLDLRGFDPKRPPLTTTEALSQLLWSLGCTRQPTNLEMQKSTYRALLSSKQVLILLDNAVSPEQVRDLLPGPSKNLLLVTSRNRLTGLVTQDGARRLTLGLLTETESLDLLRRVIGQQRVDAEPEHAAVLARLCGYLPLALRVAAEKASSGPRSSLRELVENLTEEKDRLDALHTDDEMSSVRTVISWSYASLPGPAARAFRYLGLLNTADIGVAAVAALIDRPAHETEEMLSTLCDLHLLDSTGSSFKSHDLVRLYASELAVRTENPEERSEAIRRLLAWYLYSVRSALLCTIPDYPIFPASVPEPRHTLQQFDTRESAYAWYEAEASNIAALTRRAAELGEHEVAWQLPWCMHDHYYSTGQLTEWLELLRVGLSSAEQLPSPEPQARLLNDLGIASSRIGRNDLAVRHLQRGIGIARKMNQPDILLRLLTNLASTLREMKSYDEGIVYGQEAWRLAVELGRPYEIAGTLDTLCELYVESNQPKQALECGKAGLDAARASQIGLPEANLLVNVAHAHRDLGDTAAATRRYETALELCAKLRDRYHEALALLGLAELHRRMSRYSDSREHAQRALSIFVSLDGEETDTAREFIAKLDAETRSDTS; encoded by the coding sequence ATGTCCAGCGGGGATAGGAGGCTGAGGGTCGAGCTACTCGGCGAGGTGCGAGCCCGAGCGGACGGGCGGGACCTGGTGCTGGGCTCCCCTCGTCAGCGGGCCGTGTTGGCGATGCTCGCGGTCCGCGTCGGCGGGACGGTGGCGCGAGCAGAGCTGATCGACGGGGTGTGGGGTGACGCGGCTCCGGCGTCGGTCGAGGGCAGTGTGTACACCTACGTCCACGGGCTACGCCGTGCTCTTTCGGCTGCGGGCGAGAAGGTACTGATCCGCAGTGCTGCAGGGTACCGGCTTCTACTCGCCCCCAGCCAGGTCGACCTGTCAGTTGCCGAAGCCCAGGTCGAGAAGGCACGGGAAGTAGCGACTTCGGGGCACCAGTCGGCGGCGGCCGACATTCTCGCCGAGTGCCTGGCACAGTGGCGGGGCAGTCCACTGCACGGGATTCCAGGTCCATTCGCCGCAGCCGAGAGAACTCGCCTGACCGAATGGCGTTTTGAGCTCATCGAAGAGCGCGCCGACCTGATGCTCGCAGCCGACCGGCATCGGGAGGTGATCGCCGAGCTGGTAGAGGCTGCCGAGGAGGAGCCCTTTCGCGAGCGGTTACGCGCTCAGCTCATGCTGGCTTTGTACCGCAGCGGGCAGCGAGCGGATGCCTTGGCCGAGTTCGACAACGCCCGTCTGCTGCTCACCGACCAGCTTGGGCTCGACCCCAGCGCCGAACTCACTGATCTCCACTTACGGATGCTTCGATCGGATCCCGCACTTGATTTGGCGCCCGAACCGCACGTCCGAGCGCACTCGCTGACCCCCGCGCAAATGCCGCACGCGGTGCCCGACTTCGTCGGACGCGTCAGGGAACTGCAGCAGCTGGACGAGTGGCGTAGGACGGGGGCGACGGACGGGCGGCCGCTGGTCATCTCGGCCATCGACGGCGCCGGCGGAATCGGCAAGACCTCGTTGGCGGTCCGGTATGCCCGGCAGTTGACTGACAGCTGCCCCGACGGCCAGTTGTATCTGGACTTGCGCGGATTCGATCCCAAGCGTCCTCCATTGACCACGACAGAAGCCCTCAGCCAGCTGCTGTGGTCGCTCGGCTGCACCCGACAACCCACCAATCTGGAGATGCAGAAATCAACGTATCGCGCTCTGCTGTCCTCCAAACAAGTACTTATTCTGCTGGACAACGCAGTTTCACCCGAACAAGTGCGTGATCTGCTTCCTGGCCCATCGAAAAACCTGCTGCTGGTCACGAGTCGCAACCGATTGACCGGGCTGGTCACCCAGGATGGAGCGCGTCGTCTCACCCTGGGTCTGCTGACGGAGACTGAATCTCTGGACTTGTTACGCAGGGTGATCGGCCAACAACGCGTGGATGCCGAGCCAGAGCATGCAGCCGTACTCGCCCGGCTTTGCGGTTACCTCCCGCTAGCACTGCGAGTCGCCGCCGAAAAAGCGTCCTCAGGACCGCGGTCCAGCCTTCGTGAGCTCGTGGAGAACCTGACCGAGGAGAAAGACCGCCTCGATGCTCTTCACACCGACGACGAGATGTCGTCCGTCCGGACGGTCATTTCCTGGTCGTACGCGTCACTTCCCGGCCCTGCTGCTCGCGCCTTCCGCTATCTCGGCTTGCTGAACACCGCGGACATCGGCGTGGCCGCCGTGGCCGCGTTGATTGATCGACCGGCCCACGAGACGGAGGAGATGCTGAGCACCTTGTGCGATCTCCACTTGCTCGACAGCACGGGGAGCTCCTTCAAGTCCCACGACCTGGTCAGGCTGTACGCCAGCGAACTAGCCGTCCGGACAGAAAACCCCGAGGAACGCTCCGAGGCAATCCGCCGGCTGCTGGCGTGGTACCTGTACAGCGTGCGATCAGCATTGCTATGCACGATTCCGGATTATCCGATCTTTCCTGCCAGTGTACCGGAACCTCGGCACACATTGCAGCAATTCGACACCCGGGAGTCGGCTTACGCCTGGTACGAAGCCGAAGCCTCGAACATCGCGGCCCTGACCCGTCGTGCCGCGGAGCTGGGCGAACACGAAGTCGCCTGGCAGCTGCCCTGGTGCATGCACGATCACTACTATTCGACGGGACAGCTCACCGAGTGGCTAGAGCTGCTCCGTGTCGGGCTTTCCTCTGCCGAGCAGCTCCCGAGTCCGGAACCTCAGGCCAGGCTGCTCAACGATCTCGGTATCGCCTCTTCCCGCATCGGCAGAAATGATCTCGCGGTACGGCATCTTCAGCGGGGCATCGGCATAGCCAGGAAGATGAACCAACCCGACATTCTGCTGCGCTTGCTGACGAACCTCGCCTCGACGTTGCGTGAGATGAAGAGCTACGACGAAGGGATCGTATACGGGCAAGAGGCTTGGCGACTGGCGGTGGAATTAGGGCGCCCTTACGAGATCGCCGGAACCCTCGACACGCTTTGTGAACTTTATGTCGAGTCCAATCAACCGAAGCAGGCCCTCGAATGCGGAAAAGCTGGCCTCGATGCGGCACGAGCCAGCCAAATCGGCCTGCCCGAGGCCAATCTTCTCGTGAACGTGGCGCACGCCCACCGAGACCTCGGCGATACGGCGGCGGCGACACGCAGATACGAGACGGCTTTGGAGCTGTGCGCGAAACTCCGCGACCGCTACCACGAGGCTCTGGCTCTGCTGGGCCTGGCCGAGCTACACCGACGAATGTCCCGCTACTCCGACAGCCGGGAACACGCGCAACGTGCGCTGTCGATCTTCGTGAGCCTCGACGGCGAAGAGACAGATACTGCCCGCGAGTTCATCGCAAAGCTGGACGCCGAGACACGTTCCGATACCAGTTGA
- a CDS encoding lipoprotein, whose protein sequence is MFRKQGFSLAAIAVIGVLALTGCGASTPSPTSVSEQARVESGDSEAGKKITLVSGTAKANNAPPKTGDWATGADGTPDSADQRVVQQWVQLKAVTADGIGRVVVNGAGMTLYRFDKDAPKSSKYACVGQCAQFFPPVLVTAGSRIFVAGVQRSEVGTVKRDDGTHQVVIGGWPVYRFVKDSKPGDVNGQGLSGTWFAVTPNGQKAGAQDRASAEAPRSKPSPAAASAILFDAKNFADDEPSQGIAGIGCRNVARPSVASSIATPGHLTLWSEKDCRGNSVVIDGDIADLTSAGLDNTVASIFFWPGGRQAS, encoded by the coding sequence ATGTTCAGAAAACAAGGGTTTTCCCTCGCTGCTATCGCAGTCATCGGAGTGCTGGCACTGACAGGTTGCGGGGCGAGCACACCGTCGCCTACCTCGGTCTCAGAGCAAGCCCGGGTCGAGAGTGGCGACTCGGAAGCTGGCAAGAAGATCACCCTTGTCTCGGGAACGGCCAAGGCGAACAACGCGCCGCCGAAGACGGGCGATTGGGCGACCGGCGCGGACGGGACACCCGATTCAGCGGACCAAAGGGTCGTGCAGCAATGGGTGCAGTTGAAGGCGGTCACGGCCGACGGGATCGGGCGAGTCGTCGTAAACGGTGCTGGGATGACCCTTTACCGTTTCGACAAGGACGCGCCCAAGTCGTCGAAATACGCGTGTGTCGGCCAATGCGCCCAATTCTTTCCGCCGGTGCTTGTGACTGCGGGAAGCAGAATTTTCGTCGCCGGTGTCCAGCGGTCCGAAGTGGGTACGGTCAAGCGCGATGATGGCACCCACCAAGTGGTGATCGGCGGTTGGCCCGTCTACCGGTTCGTGAAGGATTCGAAGCCCGGCGATGTCAACGGGCAGGGCTTGAGTGGTACATGGTTCGCTGTCACGCCGAACGGTCAGAAGGCGGGGGCACAGGACAGGGCATCAGCGGAGGCGCCGCGGTCCAAGCCAAGCCCTGCCGCGGCCAGTGCGATCTTGTTCGATGCCAAGAACTTTGCCGACGACGAGCCTTCACAAGGAATCGCGGGCATCGGTTGCCGGAACGTCGCGCGTCCGAGTGTGGCGTCGTCGATCGCCACTCCTGGTCATTTGACGCTCTGGAGCGAGAAAGACTGCCGCGGCAATTCCGTGGTCATCGACGGCGACATCGCTGATCTCACCTCAGCAGGGCTCGACAACACCGTGGCGTCGATCTTCTTTTGGCCTGGTGGGCGCCAGGCAAGCTAA